The DNA sequence CGGCCGCGACCCAGCCACCCCGGAAATGCCGCGCCGGCTCCAGCTTGTCGGTCAATCCGATCACGCTTTCGCCCGTACCCAGCAGGATCATTCCGCCGGGCATCATCTGTCCGGCGACACTGTCGATCACCTTGGCCCGAACGGACCGGTCCATGCCCGACAGGACATTGCGACACAGGATGACATCGAAATTGCCGAGCCCGTCAGCGCGCTCGAGCAGATTGTGCTGACGAAAGCTGACCCGGGAGCGCAAGGCTTCAGAGGCCTCCCACTGCCCCGTCTCGAGGCGCGTGAAGTGTTTCACGAGACGATGGATCGACAGGCCCTTCTGGACTTCGTAGTGGCCATAGCGGGCGGTCCGGGCCTTCTCGGTCGCCACCTTGCAGATGTCGGTCGACAGGATATCGATCTTTGCGCCGCGCAGGCTGGCAGGCAGTTCGTCTTCCAGCAGGATGGCAAGGGAGTAGGCTTCCTGACCGGTGCCGCCTCCTGCGCACCAGACTTTCAGCCGGCCGGTATTGGACGCTTTGAGACGCTTCGGGAGAATTTCCTCGACTATGCGCTGAAGCGCATCGCGCTCGCGGAAGAACCAGGTATCCTTGGAAACGAGCGCGGCCGCCACTTCCGCAGCAAAAACCGGGTTTGCGCGGGATTTCAGGCAGTGAACCAGATCGGCCATTGTGCCGAATCCCTCACGGCGGGCAATCGCCGCTAGGCGCGCCTCGATGAGATAGGATTTGGATTTCGGAATTGCCTGCCCGGAGCCTTTCAGCGCCAGCTCAGCCAATTCGTTGAACACCTCTTCCTGCATCTGACGCTCCGGTTCGGACATTCTGCCCACAAGTTTACGGTTAGGGCACCTTTTATTAAGAAATGCTTCAGACCAGCCCGACTTCTGCAAATTTGCTTTCCAGAATATCGGCATCGAACGGCTTCATGATGAATTCGTCCGCGCCTGAGCTCAATGCTTCATTGATGTGTTCGGCGTCATTTTCAATGGAGCAGAACACGACCAGCGGATGTTTGCCATTCTCCTCCCTCCGCAGGGCGCGCAGGAAATCCAGGCCATTCATGATGGGCATGTTCCAGTCCAGCAGGATCGCATCCGGCATTTGCTGGCGGCACTGGCGCATCGCATCAGCGCCGTCCCCGGCTTCCAGAACCTCGAATTTCAGGTCGCGCACGATCCGGGCCGCAACCTTGCGGACCACTCTGGAATCGTCAACGATCAGACAGGTTTTCATCACGTGTCCCGTGCGCAGCAAATCAGATCGGAATCTGGCGGACCCCGGTTAAGAAAGTCCTGCCAAAGTGTAAATATCCGGCCGGTGGTCAGCCTTCGGCGCGAATGCCGGCGGCCATGATGATGACGCTCTCATCGCCTTCACTGGCGGTCAGTTCCCCACCCAGCCCGTCGCAGATGATCTTGGCGAACAGGGGCTGGATATTCTCTGGCCGCCAGCCATCCTCGGGCTCGATACCCTTGATGCCATTGCCGATATCCGGCCGCAACCGGGCGCGATTGCCCTTGCAGGTCAGCGCAATCGTCAGCCCGACCGGCTCGTTCCGGATGCGCACATGGATCACACCGCCGCGTGGTAGGCAATCAATGCCCATCATCACCAGATTCATCATCATCCGCACATGCGAGAAGCTCAGATGATCGGTCTGGATATCGAATTCTATGCTGGGGCGGTGACTGGCGACAAAATTCTCGGTGATCTTGCGCGCTTCATGGATGTCTGCTGCCCCGGCATTCAGGCCGATGGAGCCGAAGGCATAGCGCAGGAACTGGATCCGCGCGCCGGCCTTTTCCGCGCCGTCATGCAGCAGCGCCTCGGCCTGGGCCTTCATCTCCACGTCGCCGGGATCATTCATCAGGTCCAGCGCATTGGTAACCGATGACACCGGCGAGACCAGATCATGGCAGATGCGCGAAGCGATATACGCGGACAGGCGTGCTGGATCGATCATGAATAGGTCAGCCCCGTGCTGGAATTCGGATTTCGCGCAGGATTGTGTGAGCCGCCCGGCGTGTCAATCAATGCTGTATGAACTATTGGCGATATTCCACATTCCGCTCGGTCGTGTCTTCCGGGCGTTCAATGTCGTCATAGCCATGGCGGGCGCTATGGAATGTCAGCAGGAACAGGCCGATCGACAGGCCGAGCGTCAGCACTCCGCCGAGCACATAGGCCATCCAGCCATGCCCTGACAGTCCATCTGCATTGCTCTCCCAGAGACGGGAAATGCCCCACAGCATGGCGCCCAGAACAACAAAGCTGGCAACAATCCACAGGATCAGTTTACGCGACATGGGCATGACCTACGCCGAGTGGGCCCGGAAACAAGCTATTTCTGTTTCCAGGAGCCGCTGGCATCCATGTAGTACTGGCCGGGGCGGAGCTTGGCGATCTGTTTCTCACCGGTGATGCGCGCCACTTCAGCGACAGTCGTGCCGGTCTCGGCCGCGACTTCGGCATATTTTGCCGCGCGCTTGTTGTTGATTTCCTGAACCCGTCGAATCAGAGCGGGGTCAGCTGATCCAACCACGCCGAGGCGTCCGTCGATGCGCTCGCCGACCTGGCCGGCTTCAATGGCTGCATCAATGACCGGGTCGCCGGCCCAGGCTGCCGGTGCCAGCGTTGCCAGACCGAATGCCAGTGCGATGGCTGCGAAAAGGGTGCGAAGGGATTTCATCGTTTCGTCTCCGGTATTCGCCATGTCTAGAACAGATCGGGGTTGTCGGCGATCAGGTCCTCGACTTCCTTGTCGAGGATCACGCGGACTTCCTGGGTGATGTTGACGTTCAGGTCGATCTTGATCGGCTTGTCGGACGGTTCGATGCGGACCGTCGGCGTGCAGGCGACGAGCGCCGCAACGCCTGCGCCGGCCAGCAGGACTTTTGCATAATTCATCAGGATTCGCTCCTCAGGGTTCGGGGGGACCATGACACAGACCACCTTAACGTCAA is a window from the Hyphomonas sp. genome containing:
- a CDS encoding YdbL family protein, with product MKSLRTLFAAIALAFGLATLAPAAWAGDPVIDAAIEAGQVGERIDGRLGVVGSADPALIRRVQEINNKRAAKYAEVAAETGTTVAEVARITGEKQIAKLRPGQYYMDASGSWKQK
- a CDS encoding histidine phosphotransferase family protein, whose protein sequence is MIDPARLSAYIASRICHDLVSPVSSVTNALDLMNDPGDVEMKAQAEALLHDGAEKAGARIQFLRYAFGSIGLNAGAADIHEARKITENFVASHRPSIEFDIQTDHLSFSHVRMMMNLVMMGIDCLPRGGVIHVRIRNEPVGLTIALTCKGNRARLRPDIGNGIKGIEPEDGWRPENIQPLFAKIICDGLGGELTASEGDESVIIMAAGIRAEG
- a CDS encoding response regulator, which codes for MKTCLIVDDSRVVRKVAARIVRDLKFEVLEAGDGADAMRQCRQQMPDAILLDWNMPIMNGLDFLRALRREENGKHPLVVFCSIENDAEHINEALSSGADEFIMKPFDADILESKFAEVGLV
- a CDS encoding protein-glutamate O-methyltransferase CheR, which produces MSEPERQMQEEVFNELAELALKGSGQAIPKSKSYLIEARLAAIARREGFGTMADLVHCLKSRANPVFAAEVAAALVSKDTWFFRERDALQRIVEEILPKRLKASNTGRLKVWCAGGGTGQEAYSLAILLEDELPASLRGAKIDILSTDICKVATEKARTARYGHYEVQKGLSIHRLVKHFTRLETGQWEASEALRSRVSFRQHNLLERADGLGNFDVILCRNVLSGMDRSVRAKVIDSVAGQMMPGGMILLGTGESVIGLTDKLEPARHFRGGWVAAGTANAEASAA
- a CDS encoding YnbE family lipoprotein; translation: MNYAKVLLAGAGVAALVACTPTVRIEPSDKPIKIDLNVNITQEVRVILDKEVEDLIADNPDLF